A single window of Granulicella mallensis MP5ACTX8 DNA harbors:
- a CDS encoding ester cyclase, which translates to MSKEQDNKAIVGRWFTSFWGPKCDLSIVDELAAPDMLLQYSLHEPRRGHADIKAFMTDFRAAFPDLSFGGAADLIAEGDLVVGRWVGGGTHSGPAFSDFLAGSLPAATGRKMHFTGTTVLRLEDGKIVEEIGLDDGVTALTQLGLIRTV; encoded by the coding sequence ATGTCGAAAGAACAAGACAACAAAGCCATCGTAGGCCGTTGGTTCACCAGCTTCTGGGGTCCCAAGTGCGACCTCAGCATCGTTGACGAACTCGCCGCCCCTGACATGCTCCTGCAGTACTCGCTGCACGAGCCCCGCCGCGGACACGCGGACATCAAGGCGTTCATGACCGACTTCCGCGCCGCGTTCCCGGACCTCAGCTTCGGCGGGGCGGCAGACCTCATCGCCGAGGGCGACCTCGTCGTTGGCCGTTGGGTCGGCGGCGGCACGCACAGCGGGCCCGCGTTCTCCGACTTCCTGGCAGGATCGCTGCCCGCCGCGACAGGCCGCAAGATGCACTTCACCGGAACCACGGTGCTGCGTCTTGAGGACGGCAAGATCGTCGAGGAGATCGGACTCGACGACGGCGTCACCGCGCTCACCCAGCTCGGACTCATCCGCACCGTATAA
- a CDS encoding NmrA family NAD(P)-binding protein, which translates to MFAITGITGQVGGAAARTLLADGHQVRAVVRQAEKGSPWTERGCELAIADLNDKASLTSAFRDMQGVFVLIPPDFDQDAGFASLKAMVATIRLALEEAKPARVVVLTAIGAQVTRPNLLTGMNNLERMLGDIASPISFVRAAWFMENVARDLGPARNAGMVPTLFQPLDKRFPMVSTEDVGITVAQLLSMLEPLPRFVELEGPGRISPDDIASVLGDLLGKKVNMQAVPRDVWEDVFLAQGMKNPLPLIQMFDGFNEGWLEFQTSGGDVRKGKTTLREALGALVRADRPGF; encoded by the coding sequence ATGTTCGCCATTACAGGAATTACAGGACAAGTCGGAGGGGCTGCAGCACGTACGCTGCTGGCTGATGGCCATCAGGTACGCGCCGTGGTGAGGCAAGCTGAGAAGGGGAGTCCTTGGACAGAGCGCGGCTGCGAGTTGGCCATCGCGGACTTGAATGACAAGGCATCCCTGACCTCCGCGTTCAGGGATATGCAGGGCGTGTTCGTCCTGATTCCGCCGGATTTCGACCAAGACGCCGGCTTCGCAAGTCTAAAGGCGATGGTTGCGACCATACGACTGGCCTTAGAGGAAGCCAAGCCCGCACGGGTGGTAGTTCTCACGGCGATCGGGGCACAGGTGACGAGGCCAAACCTTCTCACTGGGATGAACAACCTTGAAAGGATGCTCGGGGACATTGCAAGCCCGATCTCCTTTGTTCGAGCTGCATGGTTCATGGAAAACGTTGCGCGAGATCTCGGTCCAGCGCGCAACGCTGGTATGGTTCCCACACTCTTCCAGCCTCTCGACAAACGATTCCCGATGGTATCAACGGAGGACGTGGGCATAACCGTAGCGCAGTTGCTCTCGATGCTCGAACCTCTTCCTAGGTTCGTAGAGTTGGAAGGCCCAGGACGTATTAGCCCAGACGACATAGCGTCCGTTCTCGGGGACCTGTTGGGTAAAAAGGTGAACATGCAGGCCGTGCCGCGCGACGTCTGGGAAGACGTGTTCCTGGCCCAAGGCATGAAGAACCCGCTACCTCTGATACAGATGTTCGACGGATTCAACGAGGGTTGGCTCGAATTCCAGACATCTGGAGGGGACGTGAGGAAGGGTAAGACCACCTTGCGCGAAGCGCTTGGGGCGCTCGTCCGGGCGGACCGCCCCGGGTTCTAA
- a CDS encoding cytochrome P450 produces the protein MTAPNAVAGEYPLGIRVPTAEPGARCCDLREHRGDTNINNQKMTTPTGRALTALDPIFRENPHKYLDHLRSTDPVHQDREFDRVVVTRAEDVASILFDREMSVDPEKSRPGSFSRLQVGEKFERSMLLLDDPDHKRLRALVSKAFNQQAIEAMRPRIAMIANRLLDKVAGETRFDVVESYAKPLPTIVIAEMLGIREADQADFNEWSDGMVQLFNASRTAEQQTTLLRAKDALNSYFAAAIAERRQYRGDDLVSVLIEAEEDGDKLSEAEILTCCRLLLVAGNVTTTDLIGNGLLALLQHPMELAKLRRQPELVRDAVEEVLRYDPPIVERNRITTTSTQIGGCPMAAGLTITASLLAANHDPLIHTDPEKFDISRSDKRHYSFGGGTHFCLGAPLARAETQIALSLIIERFPGLHLNSDFAPVHRTLPSFNGLDSLWVEK, from the coding sequence ATGACGGCCCCGAACGCGGTGGCCGGGGAATATCCGCTAGGCATTCGTGTTCCTACCGCAGAACCTGGAGCGCGATGTTGCGACCTCAGGGAACATAGAGGAGATACGAACATCAACAATCAGAAGATGACGACACCGACCGGAAGGGCTCTGACGGCCCTGGACCCGATATTTCGCGAGAATCCACACAAGTACCTGGACCATCTGAGGTCAACGGATCCCGTGCATCAAGACCGAGAGTTCGATCGCGTGGTGGTTACCAGGGCCGAGGACGTCGCGTCGATCTTGTTCGACCGCGAGATGAGCGTCGACCCGGAAAAGTCCAGGCCTGGATCGTTCTCGCGACTACAGGTAGGGGAGAAATTCGAGCGCTCGATGCTACTTCTAGACGACCCCGACCATAAACGCCTACGAGCACTCGTGTCGAAAGCCTTCAATCAACAGGCAATTGAAGCCATGCGACCGCGGATCGCCATGATTGCCAATCGCCTCTTGGACAAGGTCGCTGGCGAGACTCGGTTCGATGTCGTGGAGAGCTATGCGAAGCCGCTTCCCACAATCGTGATTGCGGAGATGTTGGGCATACGGGAGGCCGATCAGGCTGACTTCAATGAATGGTCAGACGGTATGGTCCAGCTCTTCAATGCCTCGCGCACAGCCGAACAGCAGACGACGCTGTTGCGAGCTAAGGATGCGCTCAATAGCTACTTCGCTGCCGCGATCGCAGAGCGCAGACAATACCGCGGTGACGATCTCGTCAGCGTCTTGATCGAAGCCGAGGAAGACGGCGATAAGTTGAGCGAAGCAGAGATCCTAACGTGCTGTCGACTTCTGCTCGTCGCTGGCAACGTCACTACAACGGACCTGATAGGGAACGGCTTGCTTGCGCTATTGCAGCACCCAATGGAACTGGCAAAGTTGCGCAGGCAGCCGGAACTCGTCCGAGACGCCGTTGAAGAGGTGCTACGTTATGATCCCCCAATTGTAGAGCGGAATCGCATCACCACTACATCGACGCAGATAGGCGGATGCCCAATGGCGGCTGGACTGACCATCACTGCGTCTTTGCTCGCGGCCAATCACGACCCGCTAATACACACCGACCCAGAGAAGTTTGATATCTCGCGGAGCGACAAGCGTCACTACTCCTTTGGTGGAGGAACCCATTTTTGTCTCGGAGCGCCTCTTGCGAGAGCGGAAACACAGATCGCCCTCTCTCTCATCATTGAGAGGTTTCCGGGGCTGCACCTGAATTCGGATTTTGCCCCAGTTCATCGCACATTACCGAGTTTCAATGGACTGGATTCACTTTGGGTGGAGAAGTAG
- a CDS encoding protease pro-enzyme activation domain-containing protein: MSRIARYLLCAFALIASTLSVAAQRPQADRVAAQPDLRVTTRLKGHVPTWALSSNDAGAVPNDTNLRLVFVLSRSPERQAAFAQLLVDQQNPGSPNYHSWRTPQQIGSLYGPTQHDLDTLMSWLASEGFAGAEISSSHVFVSVEAPVHTVANALDTTFHYFNTPAIGGAPAAKPRVAATSDPAIPTSLAAIVSSIAGLADAADEPMSHVSPDSVPFSRAASNPVPLYNDSNGAHSLSPSDFRTIYDINPVLQSGIDGTGQKIAIVGRSQVLASDISIFESQTGLPNKAPNVIIPPSGVNPGMTKDQAEATLDVTRAIGTAPGTQVDLVITAADAGDIFLDAQYEVETLRDPIMNISFGNCETSEGAVGVDRWDTLFAQAAGEGISVFVSSGDSGAQACGTSQKRSINYICASSYATCVGGTEFADFATPSAFWSTTTDSAKGSVLSYIPEGAWNEPTVTSGGTTSFQAEGTGGGVSAIIAKPDWQTGIGIPADGFRDVPDVSFSSSRHDGYLICLASAGTTCTTFSHSWGTSAAAPGMAGITALMNQKLGTSQGNLNPLLYRLAASSNSPFHDATPATSGVACDIDTPSMCNNSTPGPTSLAGGVAGFALTTGYDQATGLGSLDVGDFLRAAVSVVSLSVSAASSSLTLTAGASTGRTDAITVSSAFYNGNATIGCNVRYNGPGTPTFIPTCALNPPTVALSSNGSATSTLTISTTARQTASAAMVATAHPSQPSLPAYGRRNVASLALGSVFLLGLLPIRRMRSFRSWRVLPSGLLLCVALGTLTACGLGRIVTDPNPPTASPSSIALSAASNSLSAGATDTFTAVVTDGGSNKANIPTGTVNFYTAGVPAPIGSASLVAGKATSSAIAFPIAGTYTITAIYQGDDNFSASTSQNLPLTVTPNGTTVGSYTVTITATGAAGLTASTAVSLTVQ; encoded by the coding sequence ATGTCCCGCATCGCCCGATATCTGCTGTGTGCTTTTGCCTTGATCGCATCAACCTTATCCGTCGCTGCCCAGCGCCCGCAGGCCGACCGCGTCGCCGCTCAGCCTGACCTCCGTGTCACTACACGCCTCAAAGGCCACGTCCCTACTTGGGCCCTCAGCTCCAATGACGCCGGTGCCGTGCCTAACGACACCAACCTCCGTCTCGTCTTCGTGCTTAGTCGCTCTCCAGAGCGTCAGGCCGCTTTCGCCCAACTTCTTGTCGACCAGCAGAACCCTGGGTCGCCTAACTACCACAGCTGGCGCACGCCCCAGCAGATCGGCAGCCTTTACGGCCCTACGCAGCATGACCTCGACACCCTGATGTCCTGGCTTGCATCCGAAGGCTTCGCCGGAGCAGAAATCAGTTCCAGCCACGTATTCGTTAGCGTCGAAGCTCCGGTTCACACCGTTGCCAACGCCCTCGACACAACATTCCACTATTTCAACACCCCTGCCATAGGTGGCGCACCCGCCGCAAAGCCGCGCGTAGCCGCGACATCCGATCCCGCCATCCCTACGTCGCTCGCCGCAATCGTAAGCTCCATCGCGGGCCTCGCCGATGCAGCCGACGAGCCGATGAGCCATGTCTCGCCCGACAGCGTCCCCTTCTCGCGCGCTGCCTCCAATCCCGTACCGCTCTATAACGACAGCAATGGGGCTCACTCCCTCAGCCCAAGCGATTTCCGCACCATCTACGATATCAATCCCGTCCTCCAATCCGGCATTGACGGAACCGGCCAGAAGATCGCCATTGTCGGGCGCTCCCAGGTTCTCGCATCCGATATCTCGATCTTCGAGAGCCAGACGGGTCTCCCTAACAAAGCGCCGAACGTCATCATCCCCCCCAGCGGTGTCAATCCCGGCATGACGAAGGATCAGGCTGAGGCCACGCTGGACGTCACTCGCGCAATCGGCACAGCGCCTGGGACTCAGGTTGACCTCGTGATAACAGCGGCTGACGCCGGCGACATTTTCCTCGATGCCCAATACGAAGTTGAGACGCTCCGCGATCCCATCATGAACATTAGCTTCGGCAACTGCGAGACCAGCGAGGGCGCGGTTGGCGTCGACAGGTGGGACACCCTCTTCGCTCAGGCAGCAGGAGAGGGCATCTCCGTCTTCGTCTCCTCCGGAGACTCCGGGGCTCAAGCCTGCGGAACCTCCCAGAAACGCAGTATCAATTACATCTGTGCCAGCAGCTACGCTACTTGCGTCGGCGGCACAGAGTTCGCTGACTTCGCCACCCCCTCTGCCTTCTGGTCAACTACTACCGACTCCGCCAAAGGATCGGTCCTTTCCTATATTCCAGAGGGAGCTTGGAACGAGCCCACCGTCACGAGCGGAGGCACCACCAGCTTCCAGGCCGAGGGCACGGGAGGGGGCGTCAGTGCCATCATTGCCAAGCCTGACTGGCAAACCGGGATCGGGATCCCAGCCGACGGCTTCCGGGACGTCCCCGACGTCAGCTTCTCCTCCTCGCGACACGATGGATACCTCATATGCCTCGCTTCCGCAGGAACTACCTGTACCACGTTCTCGCATAGTTGGGGAACTTCCGCCGCCGCCCCCGGCATGGCAGGTATCACCGCCCTCATGAACCAGAAGCTTGGCACCTCTCAGGGCAATCTCAACCCTCTCCTCTATCGCCTCGCCGCATCATCGAACTCCCCCTTCCATGACGCTACCCCCGCCACGAGTGGCGTTGCCTGCGACATCGACACACCCAGCATGTGCAACAACAGCACCCCTGGCCCAACCTCTCTTGCAGGCGGCGTCGCCGGATTCGCGCTCACCACGGGCTATGACCAAGCCACCGGACTCGGCTCTCTCGACGTCGGCGATTTCCTCCGAGCAGCCGTCAGCGTCGTCAGCCTAAGTGTTAGCGCCGCCTCTAGCAGCCTCACACTTACCGCTGGTGCTTCCACTGGTAGAACGGACGCTATCACCGTCAGCTCAGCCTTCTATAACGGCAATGCCACCATTGGCTGCAACGTGAGGTACAACGGCCCCGGAACCCCCACCTTTATCCCTACCTGCGCGTTGAATCCACCCACGGTTGCGCTTTCCTCCAATGGCTCGGCCACCAGCACACTTACCATCTCGACCACCGCGCGCCAAACCGCATCCGCGGCCATGGTGGCAACCGCCCATCCCTCGCAGCCGAGCCTGCCGGCATACGGGAGGCGGAACGTGGCCAGCTTGGCTCTAGGCTCGGTCTTCCTGCTCGGCTTGCTCCCCATCCGCCGTATGCGCTCCTTCCGCTCCTGGCGTGTCCTTCCATCGGGCCTCCTGCTCTGCGTCGCCCTCGGCACTCTCACTGCCTGCGGACTTGGCAGAATCGTGACCGACCCCAATCCGCCGACGGCCAGTCCCTCCAGCATCGCGCTCTCCGCCGCTTCCAATAGCTTGTCCGCCGGAGCTACCGACACCTTCACGGCAGTCGTCACCGATGGCGGATCCAACAAGGCCAACATCCCCACCGGCACCGTCAACTTCTACACGGCTGGAGTCCCCGCTCCCATTGGCAGCGCCTCTCTCGTCGCAGGCAAGGCTACCTCATCCGCCATCGCCTTCCCAATCGCAGGGACTTACACCATCACTGCGATTTACCAGGGCGACGACAACTTCTCCGCCTCAACCTCACAGAACCTTCCCCTGACAGTCACTCCCAACGGAACAACTGTCGGCTCGTATACCGTCACCATCACGGCCACCGGCGCCGCCGGCCTTACCGCCTCTACCGCCGTCTCCCTAACCGTCCAGTGA
- a CDS encoding Crp/Fnr family transcriptional regulator, giving the protein MSTVKFKNSLLENLDIEIIKRLRLRSITFELGHEIEFPANPIDNLFFLEEGMASMTTTFQDGSQVEVGMFGYEGVIGVSALMGTKRSLNRVYTQIAGHGYSCPIEVARREFSLGGSFQSHALRYVQTQLVQTAQSTGCNAKHDAEQRLARWLLLCADRVHSVTYKLSQDFLSHMLGSSRPTVSITAGILKEKGLIEYSRGTIHILDVAGLEKISCECYHIIKDHLDNCAQFDSGITR; this is encoded by the coding sequence TTGAGCACTGTCAAGTTCAAAAATTCACTTTTAGAGAATTTAGACATCGAGATCATCAAGCGCTTACGTCTGCGTTCGATCACGTTTGAACTAGGGCATGAGATTGAGTTTCCTGCCAATCCGATAGACAACCTATTCTTTCTTGAAGAAGGAATGGCATCCATGACCACAACCTTTCAAGATGGATCTCAGGTAGAGGTGGGCATGTTTGGTTACGAAGGCGTTATTGGTGTTTCTGCCCTGATGGGAACAAAGCGAAGTCTTAACCGCGTGTACACACAAATTGCGGGCCATGGCTATTCTTGCCCAATCGAAGTAGCTAGAAGAGAGTTCAGTCTGGGAGGATCCTTTCAATCACACGCGCTCCGTTATGTTCAGACGCAACTTGTTCAAACGGCTCAATCGACTGGCTGTAATGCAAAGCACGACGCAGAGCAGCGGCTTGCCCGATGGCTGCTTCTCTGCGCAGACCGAGTCCATAGTGTCACTTATAAGCTGTCGCAGGACTTTCTCTCTCATATGCTCGGGAGTTCGCGTCCCACGGTTTCGATAACGGCTGGCATTCTCAAAGAAAAGGGGCTTATCGAGTACAGCCGTGGAACGATACACATTCTCGACGTCGCGGGACTCGAAAAAATATCCTGCGAGTGTTACCACATCATCAAGGATCATCTCGATAACTGCGCTCAGTTCGATAGCGGCATTACTCGTTAG
- a CDS encoding helix-turn-helix domain-containing protein, whose translation MGSTPGRLLMVTIPDQALVHAASEYAHGDISLDATERLEDPRVGQLVRMLSEEEQGIFQADRLFTESVTQALAALLIRTRGTSRNFQPVPSGGLAPAQLRRVVDYMRAHLDRELSLAELAEEAKLSPPYFGQMFLRSTGQTPHRFLLGLRIDRAKEMLRAPWVRMMDVSLACGFKTQQHFSRTFRIFCSLSPRAYRNQVLS comes from the coding sequence ATGGGCAGTACCCCCGGGCGACTGCTCATGGTCACCATCCCTGACCAAGCTCTCGTTCATGCAGCCAGCGAATACGCGCATGGGGACATAAGCCTTGACGCGACAGAACGGCTGGAAGACCCCAGGGTAGGTCAACTTGTCCGGATGCTGTCCGAAGAAGAACAAGGAATTTTTCAAGCTGACAGACTATTCACCGAATCCGTCACCCAAGCTTTGGCCGCCCTCCTGATCCGCACAAGGGGAACCTCGAGGAACTTCCAGCCTGTTCCAAGCGGAGGGCTCGCTCCAGCGCAATTACGCAGAGTAGTCGACTATATGAGGGCGCACCTCGATCGCGAATTGTCGTTGGCAGAACTCGCTGAGGAAGCGAAACTGAGTCCACCATATTTCGGGCAGATGTTTCTTCGTAGCACGGGCCAGACACCACATCGCTTCTTATTGGGGCTACGAATAGATCGCGCAAAAGAGATGCTGCGCGCGCCTTGGGTCCGAATGATGGACGTGTCCCTAGCCTGCGGTTTTAAGACGCAGCAACACTTCTCTAGGACCTTTCGCATATTCTGCTCCCTTAGTCCTAGGGCATACCGGAATCAGGTATTAAGCTAA
- a CDS encoding sensor histidine kinase: MWVSRLGPQGMELGPMEPSGAMPLADSWIHGQFTDVLETRDGGLWLGTLKHGLIWAHSRRETSKLGALSRVTTFKGADGLTSDTVRSIFQDQEGGVFIATDDGLDYFRLQAFVPLPLPKGTQEIAVSRDSDGTLLVGAGNLMHLDGDVVRPLANPVDHIQSIYRDPLGSVWLGGTSLLAQETPTGVHRVRLPQSLSSMHNIQAIATGKTGDVWVSFIGNGVQRYSNGGWQKMGPDQFHKPTAIVETRDESGAVWFGYTNNRVAAFDGTRFATFTEQEGVEVGNVTAIAAYHDHLWIGGDRGLEAFVGGRFKAIRFSGRSPANISGILETSDGRLWLNTVNGVVEVDGTELEASKSNGRGVAHRDFDFLDGFVGAPEDIRPLPTVAGTSDGRLFFSTVHRVYELDPRDIPKNPVIPKVLIRDVVSGGRNCPTNGTVVLPSASDLQVEYTAFSYTVPQRVRFRYRLEGYEYQWHDAGQRRQAFYSKLPPGTYSFHVAASNDDGIWNNDGARVEIAIMAAWYQTAWFRLLCLLALCAVLWAAHRMRLRGISRVLRLRYEARLDERTKIARDLHDTLLQTIQGSKILVETALDQSKDSSRLLECLNKLAAWLDQATKEGRAVLITLRAPDEEDSLVLALKRALDEFSANETRGVDFAVHGSARKMHHGICEQITHIGCEAVRNAYYHSAADRISIELAFGRNLTLRVADNGHGMAEDTLRGGRPGHFGLQGMRERSTAIGSELNIISVLDHGTEVVLTVPGEVVYEREQIVFRKLLSWILSFRD, encoded by the coding sequence ATGTGGGTCTCTCGCCTTGGACCGCAGGGCATGGAACTTGGTCCGATGGAGCCCTCCGGGGCGATGCCGCTTGCCGATTCGTGGATACATGGGCAATTCACTGATGTCTTGGAGACCCGCGACGGCGGTTTGTGGTTGGGAACTCTAAAGCACGGCTTGATCTGGGCGCATTCGCGGAGGGAGACTTCCAAGCTTGGCGCACTGTCACGCGTCACCACCTTCAAGGGGGCCGACGGGCTCACGAGCGATACCGTAAGGAGCATCTTCCAGGATCAGGAGGGTGGGGTTTTCATCGCCACGGATGACGGACTGGACTATTTTCGGTTGCAGGCATTTGTGCCTCTGCCGCTGCCCAAGGGAACGCAGGAGATCGCCGTGTCAAGAGACTCGGACGGAACGCTCCTCGTGGGTGCCGGAAACTTGATGCATTTGGATGGGGACGTCGTCAGGCCACTGGCCAATCCGGTGGATCACATTCAGAGCATCTATCGCGATCCACTGGGCTCAGTCTGGCTTGGGGGTACCTCCCTGCTCGCACAGGAGACGCCCACCGGCGTTCACAGGGTCAGGCTGCCGCAGAGTCTTAGTTCGATGCACAATATACAGGCAATCGCTACTGGCAAGACAGGGGACGTCTGGGTGTCTTTCATTGGCAATGGGGTGCAAAGGTACTCTAATGGCGGATGGCAGAAGATGGGCCCGGATCAATTCCACAAGCCCACTGCGATCGTGGAAACGCGCGATGAGAGTGGCGCGGTGTGGTTTGGGTATACGAACAATCGAGTTGCAGCATTCGATGGAACTCGCTTCGCGACGTTCACCGAGCAAGAGGGTGTTGAAGTCGGTAACGTGACAGCCATCGCCGCATACCACGACCATCTCTGGATCGGCGGAGATCGGGGACTCGAGGCATTCGTCGGAGGGCGCTTCAAGGCCATACGGTTTTCCGGTCGGTCGCCCGCGAACATATCAGGGATCCTGGAGACCTCCGACGGGAGGCTGTGGTTGAACACGGTAAACGGCGTCGTGGAAGTCGATGGCACTGAACTTGAAGCATCGAAGTCAAACGGTCGTGGCGTAGCGCATAGGGACTTCGACTTCCTCGACGGGTTCGTAGGCGCGCCGGAGGATATCCGCCCCCTTCCCACCGTCGCAGGAACGTCCGACGGACGTCTATTCTTCTCGACTGTCCACCGAGTGTATGAGCTTGACCCGAGAGACATTCCAAAGAATCCGGTCATACCCAAGGTGCTCATTCGAGATGTCGTCTCGGGCGGAAGGAATTGTCCTACGAATGGCACTGTCGTTCTGCCCAGCGCAAGTGACCTGCAAGTCGAATACACAGCATTCAGCTACACAGTTCCACAACGAGTCCGATTCCGCTATCGACTTGAGGGTTACGAATATCAGTGGCACGACGCAGGGCAACGTCGTCAGGCGTTCTATTCAAAGCTGCCGCCTGGAACCTATTCGTTCCATGTTGCCGCCTCCAATGACGACGGAATATGGAATAACGATGGGGCTCGAGTCGAGATCGCCATCATGGCCGCATGGTACCAAACAGCATGGTTTAGACTTCTGTGCCTCCTTGCACTGTGTGCTGTCCTCTGGGCCGCACACAGAATGAGGCTCCGTGGAATTTCGCGCGTACTGCGACTCCGCTACGAGGCCCGGCTTGACGAGAGGACAAAAATTGCGCGCGACCTGCACGACACGCTGCTGCAGACGATTCAGGGCAGCAAGATACTCGTCGAGACTGCACTCGACCAATCCAAAGACTCCTCTAGGCTCTTGGAATGCCTAAACAAACTCGCAGCCTGGCTCGACCAAGCCACTAAAGAAGGCCGGGCTGTATTGATCACACTACGTGCTCCCGATGAGGAGGACAGCCTTGTTCTCGCTTTGAAACGCGCGCTGGACGAGTTCAGCGCGAACGAGACTCGTGGAGTTGACTTTGCAGTCCACGGTTCGGCAAGGAAGATGCATCACGGCATCTGTGAGCAAATAACTCATATCGGCTGCGAGGCTGTTCGCAACGCCTACTACCACTCGGCCGCGGATCGCATCTCCATTGAACTAGCCTTTGGGCGAAACCTCACACTGCGCGTCGCCGACAACGGCCATGGTATGGCCGAGGACACTCTGCGGGGTGGCCGGCCGGGGCACTTCGGTTTGCAGGGGATGCGGGAACGCTCCACTGCAATCGGGTCTGAGCTCAACATCATCTCCGTGCTGGATCACGGCACAGAGGTGGTCTTGACGGTTCCAGGCGAGGTCGTCTATGAGAGGGAACAAATTGTCTTCCGAAAGCTTCTGTCATGGATTCTCTCCTTTCGGGATTGA
- a CDS encoding thiamine pyrophosphate-binding protein, producing MASGRECLLEILRDEGVTHVFGNPGTTELALIDALAGDDDFHFILGLQEAAVVGMADGYAQATGRPSFVNLHTTAGLGNGMGNLTNAFATNVPMVVTAGQQDIRHLAYDPLLSGDLVGLARATVKWAHEVRSLQELPIILRRAFRDANTEPRGPVFVSLPMNIIDEIGTVSIPPRSTIVQAESGDISQLVRLLVESAGNLCLVVGDEVGRYGATEAAVRVAELLGAPVYGSPFHSNVPFPTDHPLWRFTLPPNTGEMRKVLGGYDRILLIGDRAFMSYTYSDELPLSPKTQLLQIAVDRHSLGRCHAVELGLYGDPLSLLAAVGDALSQERALAPSRDSRLAIARDWRASWEQDLKDECERLAPSRPLYPLVAADAVLRGVPPGTVIVDECLATNKYVRQLYPVRKPGEYYYFRGAGLGWGMPAAVGVSLGLERQQRVVCLLGDGAAMYSPQALWSAAHESLPITFVVFNNSEYNILKNFMRSRPGYNAQSGRFVGMEINQPSIDFCALARSMGVDAVRLTEPDDITAYMIAAGDREGPSLLEIPIAATAS from the coding sequence GTGGCGAGCGGGCGCGAGTGCCTTCTCGAGATTCTGCGGGATGAAGGCGTCACCCACGTCTTCGGCAATCCGGGAACGACGGAGTTGGCTCTTATAGACGCGCTAGCCGGCGATGATGATTTTCACTTCATCCTGGGGCTACAGGAGGCCGCAGTGGTGGGAATGGCGGACGGCTATGCGCAGGCTACCGGACGGCCATCGTTCGTCAACCTGCATACGACGGCCGGCTTGGGAAATGGAATGGGGAATCTGACCAACGCCTTTGCCACCAATGTTCCCATGGTCGTGACAGCCGGACAGCAGGACATCCGTCATCTGGCATATGACCCGCTGCTATCCGGGGACCTGGTGGGCCTCGCACGCGCAACGGTCAAATGGGCCCACGAGGTCCGTTCGCTGCAGGAACTCCCGATCATTTTGCGACGGGCCTTCCGTGATGCGAATACCGAGCCCCGCGGTCCTGTGTTCGTATCTTTACCGATGAATATTATCGATGAGATCGGCACGGTGTCGATTCCCCCTAGATCCACCATCGTGCAGGCGGAGAGCGGGGATATCAGCCAACTCGTCCGGCTTCTCGTCGAATCTGCCGGCAACCTCTGCCTGGTTGTAGGCGATGAGGTCGGCCGTTACGGTGCGACCGAGGCCGCCGTCCGAGTCGCGGAACTGCTGGGCGCGCCGGTTTATGGGTCCCCCTTCCATTCGAATGTGCCGTTTCCAACGGATCACCCCCTGTGGCGATTTACCCTTCCCCCGAATACGGGAGAGATGAGAAAAGTCTTAGGGGGGTACGACCGTATCCTGCTCATCGGCGACCGCGCGTTCATGTCGTATACCTATTCCGACGAGCTGCCTTTGTCCCCAAAAACGCAGCTATTGCAGATTGCGGTCGATCGACACAGCCTGGGTCGATGCCATGCGGTTGAACTCGGCCTTTACGGCGATCCGCTTTCCTTGCTGGCGGCGGTGGGCGATGCGCTTTCGCAAGAGAGGGCCCTTGCCCCGAGTCGGGACTCCAGGCTTGCGATCGCACGCGACTGGAGAGCGTCTTGGGAGCAGGACCTGAAGGATGAGTGCGAACGCCTGGCGCCGAGCCGCCCTCTGTACCCGCTTGTTGCCGCCGATGCCGTGCTCCGTGGAGTGCCTCCCGGCACTGTCATCGTGGACGAGTGCCTGGCGACTAACAAGTACGTCCGACAGTTGTATCCAGTCCGAAAGCCTGGGGAGTATTACTACTTCCGTGGCGCCGGCCTCGGCTGGGGAATGCCGGCTGCTGTCGGCGTCAGCCTGGGTCTCGAGCGGCAGCAGCGGGTCGTCTGCCTTCTGGGGGACGGAGCTGCCATGTATTCTCCGCAGGCGCTATGGAGCGCAGCGCACGAAAGTCTTCCTATAACCTTTGTGGTCTTCAACAACAGCGAATACAACATCCTCAAGAATTTCATGCGCTCTCGGCCCGGCTACAACGCGCAGTCGGGGAGATTCGTCGGCATGGAAATCAACCAGCCGTCGATCGACTTCTGCGCGCTTGCGCGTTCCATGGGCGTAGACGCGGTCCGGCTGACGGAACCGGACGATATCACTGCGTACATGATTGCGGCGGGAGACAGGGAGGGACCGTCCCTTCTTGAGATTCCCATCGCCGCGACAGCATCGTGA